A window from Festucalex cinctus isolate MCC-2025b chromosome 4, RoL_Fcin_1.0, whole genome shotgun sequence encodes these proteins:
- the znf507 gene encoding zinc finger protein 507 isoform X4, with the protein MVIFVCLFCLFVCDLQKSPNVAELAEQEMSKYGRAGSGQGEWESARRPSRLTQVMEDINSVAVLIAASATSSSAPLAEPREQQQQRVIAAADAPKCNPDTDSLIQVIEKLTKIVEKRPQRRCTVTGHKRVQLRAEGGSPYKKLSVEHEDGDLNNNNNNDGGELKRAATCYQCSLCPYLSPTLPLLKDHLKQHNEHNQDLILMCSECCFSSRDQAQLEEHVRMHLDNGARAKEGQCGPGSDADPVGLECEGDGEQEQQKKKKWFIYEEYGLYRCLICSYVCSQQRMLKTHAWKHAGLLDCSYPVFEEEKDEEEEATSVVATPTTHEAESQTVSAAFEMCVPLPGGKSSPPRVGEGERGEFAGLCPEESEMEVHVTAEVQAETPSVPDSLLTSAQKIINSDPNSTGHINVIVERLPSAEDAVMAAAPLLLDPEADSGQSLLDVKEEERARGGDSPRDENVPPAGRKRTHSESLRLHSLAAEVLVAMPMRTPELKPEAASVAERHQDVDEGAGFLRKNPESPAGANAGISSSLLTVIERLRERSDQNASDEDILKELQDNVNAAPQCPGAPPDAGGLVDYVAGSERPYRCRLCHYSSGNKGYVKQHLRVHRQRQPYQCPICEHAADDSKDLETHMIRHCKTRMHQCKTCTHAFHYKSQLRSHEREHHSFVDADTSALADLDETSVAAEDAERDADEEEGGLQKTFKCDVCNYTSATNVGVRNHRRIHNSDKPYRCCNCDFATTNMNSLKSHMRRHPQEHQAVQLLEQYRCSLCGYVCSHPPSLKSHMWKHAGDQNYNYEQVNKAINEAISQSSRASATASTGPESQTASSQDITKFPAEPPPEPPTSLPQPSPADPSPPQRSSPRGGSSSVEYCVLLFCCCICGLESTSKERLMEHMKEHEGDLISIILNNKDAHVHTQAAQ; encoded by the exons GTCATGGAAGACATCAACAGTGTCGCCGTGCTCATCGCTGCCTCGGCCACGTCCTCGTCCGCACCTTTGGCCGAGCCCcgcgagcagcagcagcagcgcgtCATCGCCGCCGCCGACGCCCCGAAGTGTAACCCCGACACCGACTCTCTCATCCAGGTCATCGAGAAGCTGACTAAAATCGTGGAGAAGCGACCCCAGCGCCGCTGCACCGTGACGGGACACAAACGAGTCCAGCTGAGAGCAGAGGGGGGCTCCCCTTACAAGAAGCTGAGTGTGGAGCATGAGGACGGCgacctcaacaacaacaacaacaacgacggtGGCGAGCTCAAGCGTGCAGCGACGTGCTACCAATGCAGCCTGTGCCCGTACCTGTCGCCCACGCTGCCGCTGCTCAAGGATCACCTGAAGCAGCACAACGAGCACAACCAGGACCTCATCCTCATGTGCTCCGAGTGCTGCTTCAGCTCCCGAGACCAAGCGCAGCTGGAGGAGCATGTCAGGATGCACCTGGACAACGGCGCCCGAGCCAAAGAGGGCCAATGTGGACCCGGGAGTGACGCCGACCCGGTGGGTTTGGAG TGTGAGGGCGACGGCGAGCAGGAGcagcagaagaaaaagaagtgGTTCATTTACGAGGAGTATGGCCTGTACCGCTGCCTGATCTGCAGCTACGTTTGCAGCCAGCAGCGTATGCTCAAGACGCACGCCTGGAAGCACGCCGGACTCCTCGACTGCTCCTACCCCGTTTTCGAAGAAGAgaaggatgaagaggaggaagcGACCTCAGTCGTAGCGACGCCCACCACCCACGAGGCGGAGTCCCAGACGGTTTCCGCCGCCTTTGAAATGTGCGTGCCGCTTCCCGGCGGCAAATCGAGTCCGCCCCGCGTCGGCGAAGGGGAACGGGGCGAGTTCGCTGGTCTGTGCCCCGAGGAATCTGAGATGGAGGTGCACGTCACCGCGGAGGTGCAGGCGGAGACGCCATCTGTGCCCGACAGCCTGCTGACATCGGCGCAGAAGATCATCAACAG TGACCCCAACAGCACGGGACACATCAACGTCATCGTGGAGCGCCTGCCCTCCGCCGAGGACGCCGTCATGGCCGCCGCGCCACTGCTGCTAGACCCCGAAGCGGACTCCGGCCAAAGCTTATTGGACGTCAAAGAGGAGGAGCGTGCGCGGGGCGGCGATTCCCCTCGAGATGAGAACGTCCCCCCGGCTGGACGCAAGAGAACGCACTCTGAATCGCTTCGTCTTCACTCGCTGGCCGCCGAAGTCCTGGTCGCCATGCCCATGCGGACCCCAGAGCTCAAACCGGAGGCGGCGTCCGTGGCGGAGCGTCACCAAGACGTGGACGAGGGCGCCGGGTTCCTACGCAA GAACCCCGAAAGCCCGGCTGGCGCCAACGCCGGGATCAGCTCGTCCCTGCTCACCGTCATCGAACGCCTTCGCGAGCGTTCGGACCAGAACGCCTCGGACGAGGACATCCTCAAGGAGCTGCAGGACAACGTCAACGCCGCACCGCAATGCCCGGGGGCGCCTCCCGACGCCGGCGGTCTGGTGGACTACGTGGCCGGCAGCGAGCGGCCGTACCGCTGCCGCTTGTGTCACTACAGCAGCGGCAACAAGGGCTACGTCAAGCAGCACCTGCGCGTGCATCGCCAGAGGCAGCCGTACCAGTGTCCCATCTGCGAGCACGCCGCCGACGACAGCAAGGACCTGGAGACGCACATGATCCGCCACTGCAAGACCAGGATGCACCAGTGCAAGACGTGCACGCACGCGTTCCACTACAAG AGCCAGTTGAGAAGTCACGAGCGGGAACATCACAGCTTTGTCGACGCGGACACGTCGGCGCTGGCCGACTTGGATGAGACGAGTGTCGCGGCGGAGGACGCGGAACGTGACGCGGACGAAGAAG AAGGTGGCCTTCAGAAGACGTTTAAGTGCGACGTCTGCAACTACACTAGTGCCACAAACGTGGGCGTCAGGAACCACAGACGCATTCACAACTCGGACAAACCGTACCG gTGCTGCAACTGTGACTTTGCCACCACCAACATGAACAGCTTGAAGAGTCACATGAGGCGACATCCTCAGGAGCACCAGGCCGTGCAGCTCCTCGAGCAGTACAG GTGCTCGCTTTGCGGCTACGTGTGCAGCCACCCGCCCTCCCTCAAGTCGCACATGTGGAAGCACGCCGGAGACCAGAACTACAACTACGAGCAGGTCAACAAGGCCATCAACGAGGCCATCTCGCAAAGTAGCCG GGCTTCTGCGACGGCGTCCACGGGACCAGAGTCTCAGACTGCATCCTCACAGGACATCACCAAATTCCCGGCAGAACCGCCTCCGGAACCTCCCACCTCGCTGCCCCAACCCAGCCCGGCGGACCCCTCGCCCCCACAACGGAGCTCGCCGCGTGGCGGCAGCAGCAGCGTGGAGTACTGCGTGCTGCTCTTCTGCTGCTGCATCTGCGGCCTGGAGTCGACCAGTAAGGAACGACTGATGGAGCACATGAAGGAGCACGAGGGTGACCTCATCAGCATCATACTCAACAATAAGGATGCGCACGTGCACACGCAGGCAGCGCAGTGA
- the znf507 gene encoding zinc finger protein 507 isoform X6 codes for MEDINSVAVLIAASATSSSAPLAEPREQQQQRVIAAADAPKCNPDTDSLIQVIEKLTKIVEKRPQRRCTVTGHKRVQLRAEGGSPYKKLSVEHEDGDLNNNNNNDGGELKRAATCYQCSLCPYLSPTLPLLKDHLKQHNEHNQDLILMCSECCFSSRDQAQLEEHVRMHLDNGARAKEGQCGPGSDADPVGLECEGDGEQEQQKKKKWFIYEEYGLYRCLICSYVCSQQRMLKTHAWKHAGLLDCSYPVFEEEKDEEEEATSVVATPTTHEAESQTVSAAFEMCVPLPGGKSSPPRVGEGERGEFAGLCPEESEMEVHVTAEVQAETPSVPDSLLTSAQKIINSDPNSTGHINVIVERLPSAEDAVMAAAPLLLDPEADSGQSLLDVKEEERARGGDSPRDENVPPAGRKRTHSESLRLHSLAAEVLVAMPMRTPELKPEAASVAERHQDVDEGAGFLRKYAKNPESPAGANAGISSSLLTVIERLRERSDQNASDEDILKELQDNVNAAPQCPGAPPDAGGLVDYVAGSERPYRCRLCHYSSGNKGYVKQHLRVHRQRQPYQCPICEHAADDSKDLETHMIRHCKTRMHQCKTCTHAFHYKSQLRSHEREHHSFVDADTSALADLDETSVAAEDAERDADEEEGGLQKTFKCDVCNYTSATNVGVRNHRRIHNSDKPYRCCNCDFATTNMNSLKSHMRRHPQEHQAVQLLEQYRCSLCGYVCSHPPSLKSHMWKHAGDQNYNYEQVNKAINEAISQSSRASATASTGPESQTASSQDITKFPAEPPPEPPTSLPQPSPADPSPPQRSSPRGGSSSVEYCVLLFCCCICGLESTSKERLMEHMKEHEGDLISIILNNKDAHVHTQAAQ; via the exons ATGGAAGACATCAACAGTGTCGCCGTGCTCATCGCTGCCTCGGCCACGTCCTCGTCCGCACCTTTGGCCGAGCCCcgcgagcagcagcagcagcgcgtCATCGCCGCCGCCGACGCCCCGAAGTGTAACCCCGACACCGACTCTCTCATCCAGGTCATCGAGAAGCTGACTAAAATCGTGGAGAAGCGACCCCAGCGCCGCTGCACCGTGACGGGACACAAACGAGTCCAGCTGAGAGCAGAGGGGGGCTCCCCTTACAAGAAGCTGAGTGTGGAGCATGAGGACGGCgacctcaacaacaacaacaacaacgacggtGGCGAGCTCAAGCGTGCAGCGACGTGCTACCAATGCAGCCTGTGCCCGTACCTGTCGCCCACGCTGCCGCTGCTCAAGGATCACCTGAAGCAGCACAACGAGCACAACCAGGACCTCATCCTCATGTGCTCCGAGTGCTGCTTCAGCTCCCGAGACCAAGCGCAGCTGGAGGAGCATGTCAGGATGCACCTGGACAACGGCGCCCGAGCCAAAGAGGGCCAATGTGGACCCGGGAGTGACGCCGACCCGGTGGGTTTGGAG TGTGAGGGCGACGGCGAGCAGGAGcagcagaagaaaaagaagtgGTTCATTTACGAGGAGTATGGCCTGTACCGCTGCCTGATCTGCAGCTACGTTTGCAGCCAGCAGCGTATGCTCAAGACGCACGCCTGGAAGCACGCCGGACTCCTCGACTGCTCCTACCCCGTTTTCGAAGAAGAgaaggatgaagaggaggaagcGACCTCAGTCGTAGCGACGCCCACCACCCACGAGGCGGAGTCCCAGACGGTTTCCGCCGCCTTTGAAATGTGCGTGCCGCTTCCCGGCGGCAAATCGAGTCCGCCCCGCGTCGGCGAAGGGGAACGGGGCGAGTTCGCTGGTCTGTGCCCCGAGGAATCTGAGATGGAGGTGCACGTCACCGCGGAGGTGCAGGCGGAGACGCCATCTGTGCCCGACAGCCTGCTGACATCGGCGCAGAAGATCATCAACAG TGACCCCAACAGCACGGGACACATCAACGTCATCGTGGAGCGCCTGCCCTCCGCCGAGGACGCCGTCATGGCCGCCGCGCCACTGCTGCTAGACCCCGAAGCGGACTCCGGCCAAAGCTTATTGGACGTCAAAGAGGAGGAGCGTGCGCGGGGCGGCGATTCCCCTCGAGATGAGAACGTCCCCCCGGCTGGACGCAAGAGAACGCACTCTGAATCGCTTCGTCTTCACTCGCTGGCCGCCGAAGTCCTGGTCGCCATGCCCATGCGGACCCCAGAGCTCAAACCGGAGGCGGCGTCCGTGGCGGAGCGTCACCAAGACGTGGACGAGGGCGCCGGGTTCCTACGCAAGTATGCAAA GAACCCCGAAAGCCCGGCTGGCGCCAACGCCGGGATCAGCTCGTCCCTGCTCACCGTCATCGAACGCCTTCGCGAGCGTTCGGACCAGAACGCCTCGGACGAGGACATCCTCAAGGAGCTGCAGGACAACGTCAACGCCGCACCGCAATGCCCGGGGGCGCCTCCCGACGCCGGCGGTCTGGTGGACTACGTGGCCGGCAGCGAGCGGCCGTACCGCTGCCGCTTGTGTCACTACAGCAGCGGCAACAAGGGCTACGTCAAGCAGCACCTGCGCGTGCATCGCCAGAGGCAGCCGTACCAGTGTCCCATCTGCGAGCACGCCGCCGACGACAGCAAGGACCTGGAGACGCACATGATCCGCCACTGCAAGACCAGGATGCACCAGTGCAAGACGTGCACGCACGCGTTCCACTACAAG AGCCAGTTGAGAAGTCACGAGCGGGAACATCACAGCTTTGTCGACGCGGACACGTCGGCGCTGGCCGACTTGGATGAGACGAGTGTCGCGGCGGAGGACGCGGAACGTGACGCGGACGAAGAAG AAGGTGGCCTTCAGAAGACGTTTAAGTGCGACGTCTGCAACTACACTAGTGCCACAAACGTGGGCGTCAGGAACCACAGACGCATTCACAACTCGGACAAACCGTACCG gTGCTGCAACTGTGACTTTGCCACCACCAACATGAACAGCTTGAAGAGTCACATGAGGCGACATCCTCAGGAGCACCAGGCCGTGCAGCTCCTCGAGCAGTACAG GTGCTCGCTTTGCGGCTACGTGTGCAGCCACCCGCCCTCCCTCAAGTCGCACATGTGGAAGCACGCCGGAGACCAGAACTACAACTACGAGCAGGTCAACAAGGCCATCAACGAGGCCATCTCGCAAAGTAGCCG GGCTTCTGCGACGGCGTCCACGGGACCAGAGTCTCAGACTGCATCCTCACAGGACATCACCAAATTCCCGGCAGAACCGCCTCCGGAACCTCCCACCTCGCTGCCCCAACCCAGCCCGGCGGACCCCTCGCCCCCACAACGGAGCTCGCCGCGTGGCGGCAGCAGCAGCGTGGAGTACTGCGTGCTGCTCTTCTGCTGCTGCATCTGCGGCCTGGAGTCGACCAGTAAGGAACGACTGATGGAGCACATGAAGGAGCACGAGGGTGACCTCATCAGCATCATACTCAACAATAAGGATGCGCACGTGCACACGCAGGCAGCGCAGTGA